Proteins from a single region of Aedes albopictus strain Foshan unplaced genomic scaffold, AalbF5 HiC_scaffold_243, whole genome shotgun sequence:
- the LOC134284520 gene encoding protein spaetzle 3-like, producing MALVNYTLPFGSIQSPGWATVSPIHSQHASAVNNLLYGPAGHQEADPNDQDFYKNSPYSAPQQQRNAPQQSGQYRQAPRNNYLPPSQPYPQQPQQQKQPVYQQQPQVQPQQPSRTYGEGSYSQVPSRTATQQQNPSYYNPSGYNQQHPKPQQPTGYNVPNQPPNVYRAPAGSPQVPLPPQNSPQPTPPPNRVPPPPVSSGRGISSTSVGSSIPERPPGFVKVNAGQGSRTQVHAVLDYDDDDDEGDYYDDGDGGGLQTPGKCANNNRGHT from the coding sequence ATGGCGCTAGTGAACTACACATTGCCATTTGGCAGTATTCAAAGCCCCGGTTGGGCAACGGTTAGTCCAATCCACAGTCAGCATGCATCGGCGGTAAATAATTTGCTGTATGGGCCGGCCGGTCATCAAGAGGCGGATCCAAACGACCAAGACTTCTACAAGAACAGTCCTTATTCAGCTCCCCAGCAACAGCGGAATGCTCCTCAGCAAAGTGGCCAATATCGGCAGGCCCCCAGAAACAATTACCTTCCCCCGTCCCAACCCTATCCTCAGCAGCCACAGCAGCAAAAACAGCCGGTCTACCAGCAGCAGCCCCAAGTTCAACCTCAACAACCCTCCAGAACATACGGCGAGGGTTCCTATTCGCAAGTTCCTTCTCGAACTGCCACTCAACAGCAGAATCCTAGCTACTACAACCCAAGTGGTTACAACCAGCAGCACCCCAAGCCACAGCAGCCAACGGGCTACAACGTTCCCAACCAACCTCCTAACGTGTACCGAGCCCCAGCCGGATCTCCCCAAGTGCCACTGCCGCCACAGAATTCCCCACAGCCAACACCGCCGCCAAATAGGGTGCCACCGCCGCCGGTGAGTAGTGGCCGGGGCATCAGTAGCACCTCGGTGGGCAGTTCCATTCCGGAGCGGCCACCCGGATTCGTCAAAGTGAACGCTGGCCAGGGCTCCCGCACCCAAGTGCATGCCGTGCTGGactacgacgacgatgacgacgagggGGATTACTACGACGACGGGGACGGCGGAGGATTGCAAACTCCCGGTAAGTGCGCCAATAA